The Alkalidesulfovibrio alkalitolerans DSM 16529 genome has a window encoding:
- a CDS encoding SDR family NAD(P)-dependent oxidoreductase translates to MNASFFQDKRIAVTGACGTVGSELVRQMLEVYRPAELVCLDNNESELFFMEQQFSMHQQASFFLADVRDADKMAKVFRDIDIVFNLAAYKHVVLCERSPLEAVQTNINGVRNVIDAAQRCNVGRVIFTSSDKAVNPTNVMGTSKLMGERLMTAANSTMRAGHNTIFTSTRFGNVLGSRGSVIPIFQKQIEKGGPVTLTDDRMTRFIMSIEEAVRLVIDSAIIACGGEVFVTKMPVIRIKDLAQAMISVLAPTFGYDPADIQIAMIGAKPGEKLYEELMSDEEVGRTVELDKYFAVLPAFRSMYRQINYSYENLISDKVDKTYHSANEEPLSVDALVTFLRSNGLLRKGTFPGHPDQRYWP, encoded by the coding sequence ATGAACGCATCCTTTTTTCAAGACAAGAGAATCGCCGTCACCGGGGCCTGCGGAACGGTCGGCAGCGAACTCGTGCGCCAGATGCTTGAGGTTTACCGGCCTGCGGAACTTGTCTGCCTTGACAACAACGAAAGCGAACTGTTCTTCATGGAACAGCAATTTTCGATGCACCAGCAAGCATCCTTCTTTCTGGCGGACGTCCGCGATGCGGATAAGATGGCCAAGGTATTTCGCGATATCGACATAGTTTTCAATCTTGCTGCCTACAAGCATGTTGTTCTTTGCGAGCGTTCTCCCCTTGAGGCTGTTCAGACAAACATCAACGGCGTACGCAACGTCATAGACGCTGCACAAAGATGCAACGTCGGGCGAGTCATTTTCACCAGCTCGGACAAGGCTGTGAACCCCACCAACGTCATGGGAACGTCCAAGCTCATGGGCGAACGGCTCATGACAGCCGCGAACTCCACCATGAGGGCCGGCCACAACACCATTTTCACATCCACACGTTTCGGCAACGTCCTTGGATCCAGGGGTTCCGTCATCCCAATCTTCCAGAAGCAGATCGAAAAAGGCGGGCCGGTGACGCTCACCGACGATAGAATGACGCGCTTCATCATGAGCATCGAGGAGGCCGTGCGCCTCGTCATCGACTCCGCGATCATCGCCTGCGGGGGAGAAGTCTTCGTCACCAAGATGCCCGTCATCCGCATCAAGGATCTGGCTCAGGCCATGATCTCGGTTCTTGCTCCGACGTTCGGCTACGATCCGGCAGACATCCAGATCGCCATGATCGGAGCGAAGCCCGGCGAGAAACTGTACGAAGAACTCATGAGCGACGAGGAAGTGGGGCGGACAGTGGAATTAGACAAGTACTTCGCTGTACTGCCGGCTTTCCGCTCAATGTATCGGCAGATCAACTATTCCTATGAAAATCTCATCTCCGACAAGGTGGACAAGACGTATCATTCCGCTAACGAGGAGCCTCTTTCCGTCGATGCTCTCGTCACGTTTCTCAGGAGTAATGGGTTGCTCAGAAAGGGCACTTTCCCGGGTCATCCGGATCAGCGCTATTGGCCGTAA
- a CDS encoding response regulator codes for MDRTICVVDDDQVVTTYLSHLLRKEYEVLAFNDPEEFLRHCDEAQCCAVVITDYDMPTMSGVEMLRRASAKADVRHKILMTGYRDLNIAVQAINEAQVDYILLKPFDEAGLLDTLTNLMKPPKTPNVKSGLLSRDEIEALTGGLRKQ; via the coding sequence ATGGACAGAACAATTTGCGTGGTCGATGACGACCAAGTCGTGACTACTTATCTTTCACACTTGTTGCGGAAGGAGTACGAAGTACTTGCGTTCAACGACCCCGAGGAGTTTCTTCGCCATTGCGATGAAGCCCAGTGCTGCGCCGTAGTCATCACGGACTACGATATGCCGACCATGAGTGGCGTGGAGATGCTCCGACGCGCCTCGGCCAAGGCGGATGTCAGGCACAAGATCCTCATGACCGGCTACCGCGATCTCAATATCGCCGTGCAGGCAATCAACGAGGCGCAGGTTGACTATATCCTGCTCAAGCCCTTCGACGAGGCGGGTCTGCTGGACACCCTCACCAATCTCATGAAGCCTCCGAAGACTCCGAATGTCAAGTCGGGCCTTTTGAGCCGCGATGAGATAGAGGCTTTGACCGGCGGTCTTCGCAAGCAATAA
- a CDS encoding surface carbohydrate biosynthesis protein encodes MASPCLYIPVETKVREFDAKTLLACFAAEAGFEVVLGGQMELMAHMPLARPGFYLEKGIAPTRLEAVEQLCAAGHKVVSWCEEGLVTLDPSVYVRDRVSAELLDRLTFFCAWGDEHSNIITEAHPRFATKIVRAGNPRFDILREPFNAVFADRVRELRSRFGDFILVNTNFGFYNNFLGESFFLEKMMRGHGRITGPEHERFLTGMLDHIKGCFEAFAEAVPALAALFPDRTIVLRPHPSENHDRWREIVEGVRNVTVVHEGNVVPWLMACSALVHNSCTTAVEMAALGRRAVAYRPRVSEDFEPALPALVSESAFTLDQLKTAVAVAVQGADTFAGGEPLLEHYVSGYQGKYSCEILVSALWRAARDAGPSSWRVGQRLRWHSRSSYQRILHAVSRLMGRQDRLEAYKKQKFPGLEEAEVRALIALYANASGRFGSLGVSGMPNVPRAVRIRAQDSEGGVRAASV; translated from the coding sequence ATGGCAAGCCCGTGCCTCTATATTCCAGTGGAAACCAAAGTCCGGGAATTCGACGCCAAGACGCTGCTCGCGTGTTTCGCGGCCGAGGCCGGCTTTGAGGTCGTGCTTGGCGGACAGATGGAACTCATGGCCCATATGCCCTTGGCGCGGCCTGGATTCTACCTGGAAAAAGGGATTGCACCGACGCGTCTGGAGGCGGTCGAGCAGCTTTGTGCGGCTGGCCACAAGGTCGTCTCCTGGTGCGAAGAGGGATTAGTGACCCTGGACCCCTCAGTCTACGTGCGCGACCGGGTCTCTGCCGAACTGCTCGACCGGCTGACGTTCTTCTGCGCTTGGGGCGACGAGCATTCGAACATCATTACCGAAGCCCATCCACGGTTCGCCACGAAGATCGTGCGTGCAGGCAACCCTCGCTTCGACATTCTGCGAGAACCCTTCAATGCGGTATTTGCGGACCGTGTGCGTGAGCTCCGTTCCCGTTTCGGCGATTTCATCTTGGTGAACACGAACTTCGGATTCTATAATAACTTTCTTGGGGAGAGCTTCTTTCTGGAAAAAATGATGCGGGGTCACGGGCGTATTACCGGACCGGAACACGAACGGTTTCTCACTGGAATGCTCGATCACATCAAGGGCTGTTTCGAGGCATTCGCCGAGGCGGTGCCCGCCTTGGCGGCCCTTTTTCCAGACAGGACGATCGTCCTCAGGCCGCACCCTTCGGAAAACCATGATCGCTGGCGCGAGATCGTCGAAGGCGTCAGGAATGTAACCGTGGTGCATGAGGGAAACGTCGTCCCGTGGCTGATGGCCTGCTCCGCCCTCGTCCACAACAGCTGCACCACCGCAGTCGAGATGGCCGCTCTCGGAAGACGGGCCGTGGCCTACAGACCCAGGGTTTCCGAGGATTTCGAGCCCGCTTTACCCGCCCTGGTCAGCGAAAGCGCGTTCACGCTCGACCAACTCAAAACTGCGGTTGCCGTGGCGGTACAGGGTGCAGACACTTTTGCGGGGGGAGAACCGCTGCTTGAGCATTACGTCAGCGGCTACCAGGGGAAGTATTCCTGTGAAATTCTCGTTTCCGCCCTCTGGCGCGCGGCGCGCGACGCCGGGCCCTCCTCCTGGCGCGTCGGTCAGCGGCTTCGGTGGCATTCGCGAAGCAGTTACCAACGCATACTGCACGCCGTCTCACGACTGATGGGACGTCAAGATCGGCTTGAGGCGTACAAAAAACAAAAGTTTCCCGGCCTGGAGGAAGCAGAGGTGCGAGCCTTGATCGCGCTGTACGCGAATGCTTCCGGGCGGTTCGGCAGCCTCGGCGTATCCGGGATGCCAAACGTGCCGCGCGCTGTGCGGATCCGCGCCCAGGATTCAGAAGGCGGGGTTCGCGCCGCGTCGGTATGA
- a CDS encoding choice-of-anchor L domain-containing protein, with protein sequence MYKFLVAIASLLIFPINVHAIEVKNYYSLHNLESLFVENGTVQNLSVYGHQNAIKIYDNKLGTWGINPGIVISTGNAFHYYSGPNQSPGNTTVFGTAGSTLISTAVNAPSYDAAGFSFDFVASSDSVSFNFVFGSEEYPEFKNSIFNDMFGVWLTGADGRKRQIAHDKLGNLINVNSAFMEYSTGTELDGWTGILKTTAKVTPGGKYNIEFVIADVSDYEYDSTAFISNFTGSGKYKEPEKTYAFLFGPDYGYNGSKRDADGFYHVNTISKLIDDAFPHVETIKISTQGEGLSIYDFENAFKKYAIEPDDKILIYYVGHGYTDTLQNENTLTKENERLRLDTYYDHHKIISDDQMNRLIYDYFRHNSVTMIIDACYSGGFWGTTTPPPGESGDLAILGNVTLLASAREDATAFFSSKNGMTLFSFALENALTKTGEFINADTRQTGVVTIDMIADYINNFIINKKYLQHIDLIGEEVSFLDFNSDINYFSIYDLDTYSMEAALFLSEKDAHKLIYYPHFDSFTQKISETPEPSSIILILFGSAYILKLRLKI encoded by the coding sequence CTTCTTATTTTTCCCATCAATGTTCATGCAATAGAAGTAAAAAACTATTATTCACTACACAATTTAGAATCTTTGTTTGTTGAAAATGGCACTGTTCAAAATCTTTCTGTGTATGGACATCAAAACGCAATAAAAATATACGACAATAAGCTTGGAACGTGGGGTATTAATCCAGGAATTGTAATATCGACAGGCAATGCTTTCCATTACTATTCTGGACCAAATCAGAGTCCTGGAAATACAACAGTTTTTGGAACAGCTGGAAGCACATTAATTAGCACTGCTGTCAACGCACCCAGCTACGATGCTGCCGGATTTTCTTTTGATTTTGTTGCGAGCTCAGATTCTGTTAGTTTTAACTTTGTTTTTGGATCAGAAGAGTATCCAGAATTTAAAAACAGCATTTTCAATGACATGTTTGGTGTTTGGCTAACTGGTGCAGATGGACGCAAAAGACAAATTGCCCATGACAAGCTTGGCAATTTAATAAACGTTAATTCAGCGTTTATGGAATACTCAACAGGGACAGAACTTGATGGATGGACTGGAATTTTAAAGACCACTGCAAAAGTTACACCAGGAGGCAAATATAACATTGAATTTGTTATCGCAGATGTTTCTGATTATGAATATGATAGCACTGCCTTTATAAGTAATTTCACTGGATCTGGAAAATACAAGGAGCCAGAAAAAACATACGCCTTCTTGTTTGGTCCCGACTATGGATACAATGGTAGCAAAAGAGACGCTGATGGCTTTTACCATGTAAATACTATATCGAAATTAATAGACGATGCATTTCCGCATGTTGAAACAATCAAAATTTCTACCCAAGGAGAAGGCCTCAGCATATATGACTTTGAAAATGCTTTCAAAAAATATGCTATTGAACCAGATGACAAAATCTTGATTTACTATGTTGGACACGGATACACCGACACCCTGCAAAATGAGAATACATTGACTAAGGAGAATGAGAGACTACGACTTGATACGTACTATGATCACCATAAGATTATCAGCGATGACCAGATGAATCGCTTAATATATGACTATTTTAGACACAATAGCGTAACCATGATTATCGATGCATGCTACTCTGGAGGATTTTGGGGAACCACAACACCACCACCAGGCGAAAGTGGTGACCTCGCTATACTTGGAAATGTTACCTTGCTAGCATCAGCACGAGAAGACGCTACTGCTTTTTTTTCAAGTAAAAATGGGATGACATTGTTTTCATTCGCACTAGAAAATGCACTTACAAAAACTGGAGAATTTATAAATGCAGACACAAGGCAAACTGGAGTAGTGACAATTGACATGATTGCGGATTACATCAACAATTTCATAATAAACAAAAAATACCTTCAGCACATTGATCTTATCGGAGAAGAGGTTTCGTTTTTAGATTTCAATTCAGACATAAATTATTTTAGTATATATGATTTAGACACATATTCAATGGAAGCCGCACTTTTTCTTAGCGAAAAGGATGCTCATAAATTGATTTACTACCCTCATTTTGATTCATTTACGCAAAAAATTTCAGAAACACCTGAGCCATCTTCAATTATATTGATTCTTTTTGGCTCTGCATACATTCTGAAATTACGGCTTAAGATTTAG